aacaCCTGAATTTTGCATgtaaaaaacaacacaatattaAACAGGTATGTTTACTGTAGGAGTGCTGCTGTGATATATTGTCTGTATTTGGAATACAGAACAAAAAACTCATTGTTTTAGACATGAAACAGAAGCATAGGTTATCTGACtggtaatgtttgttttttaactgaaaatatgcaaataactCTTCTGCGTATTTCAGGTAAAATAATTCCATATATTAAAGGGTTTAAAAGCGGTGGTACTATGACAAACTCCAAAGAAGCAATGGTACTGACCAAGTCTGATGTTCTCTTTAAATGTGTCCGGCTCTCTGTTGATTCAAATATTgtagaacagaaaaaaagaatgaatgtaattaaatgtGGAAGACAAGTTtggaaagctttagatttgtaaGATCGGGACCTATTCCAGCATAAAACAAGgatttttatatatgaataaagaaTGAAGACAGTAAGTAATAAAAACATACTAAAGGCAAGTGATCCATAAATATTATTAACGCTGGTGTCTGTACAGGACAACTTTACAATTTCCCAGTTATTACAGTACACTGTGTTAATGGTATTTCCACACAATTGTAGACTGCTGGACAGGGATATCAAAATACTCACACAACAAATTGGACATAACCAGGCAACAAAGACTAATTTGGCTGTTTTTGTACTGGAAATGATGGTACAGTATAATAGTGGGAGATTTATCGCTATGAATCTATCATATGCCATAACTGTTAAAATGGTCATTTCAATGCCAAAAtaaacataaaggaaaaaaatctgagTAAAACAACCTGGGCGAGAAACTACTGGAATATCTGTTTTAAGGTCAatcaataattttatataaaaagttgTGGCGCCAATGAGTGCACTAATCAACAAATTGCATAGAAAAATGTACATAGGCTCatggaggcttttttcaaaaattattatcAGAATTAAAgagagatttaaaaacagaattacaaGGTATGCAATTAGTGCAGccacaaaatataaatgtttagcGTTCCCCATGTCTTTGAAAGAAAGAAGTATAAAACTTGTAATATATGAGGAATTTTCCATCACGTTCTGAGGTCTATAAATTGAGAGTGAAACTGCAAAAATGTGAGAACACcaaatttaaaagcaaagaaaatctgCCCCTTTTGACTTCTGAGATGTAAATAATAAATCCAGCTTTTAGACCGGGTTATGGCAACAGTTCATTGAAGCATCAGATACACCACAGGTCAGTATACTTCCtattgattaaaaacaaaagggtTAATAgattcacagtaaaaaaaaatacgtatatacacatatatacatatatatatatatatacacatatacagtatatatacacacacacacacacacagacatatactgtatgattatACAATCGCTTTATTAACTAAAAAGAATATCACAAGAGCACAGTGCACTTAATATACAAGTAatgtataacaaataaataaataataatacaaattaataagtaaatagtAATACAGGTGTATacgcattatacagtatatctatatctatatgtgtACACTGCTATTCTGTACTCTTTGCAGACTAGTTTTCAGTTCAAGAcaaaaaaagtaaactaaataaaAGAGAACAGTAGCTTTGACCAGTAACGCAGAGAAATAATACTATGAATTCTACATGATTGGGTGTTTTACTGA
Above is a window of Polypterus senegalus isolate Bchr_013 chromosome 2, ASM1683550v1, whole genome shotgun sequence DNA encoding:
- the LOC120524502 gene encoding olfactory receptor 51E1-like, yielding MGNAKHLYFVAALIAYLVILFLNLSLILIIIFEKSLHEPMYIFLCNLLISALIGATTFYIKLLIDLKTDIPVVSRPGCFTQIFFLYVYFGIEMTILTVMAYDRFIAINLPLLYCTIISSTKTAKLVFVAWLCPICCVSILISLSSSLQLCGNTINTVYCNNWEIVKLSCTDTSVNNIYGSLAFSMFLLLTVFILYSYIKILVLCWNRSRSYKSKAFQTCLPHLITFILFFCSTIFESTESRTHLKRTSDLVSTIASLEFVIVPPLLNPLIYGIILPEIRRRVICIFSVKKQTLPVR